Proteins encoded by one window of Lactobacillus paragasseri:
- a CDS encoding MBG domain-containing protein — protein sequence MTINLKHKIQETQEQQTRKPTVNYIKAKVNADGTYTPDGSAFTSAVLDVYYSRTKSKDLVTKKVTYTPWLWDTKQGQNGYHVESGTWTSLPQQWAAVVADVPTLDGYTAAKVTDTSGKLANQFVFPTWNNSDQGTSDINKESLAYTENAPIYEARPVHTVLYIPNETTSSTVTAKFVIAGGDKNGQQFAPDSQIQVFYDRTGSLNVANNKITYGNWQFDQNAGDKTTPGFHVISGNWSDGIKTGATAGFTVIPPDGNNEYVAVTKSIHPYVAGFYYSTIQFANPTGTTFPNATDNTWFNRNVLTTYYVPTSMVNKTVTRTITITEPGQDSKTITQTAKLTRQVRVNNDDTGVVYDGFAGSGWSTGNWAAQDVPTYAGYTMSVNQTVNGITTPIQLVNGQIPAETVNGTTQDTAITISWGAVTTAALTGNGNSTYNGQAITNDELNNALKVTVTGPTASAGAYTLQAGDVAFSTDGTNWTTALPTNAAKYQVRLTEQGKTNIVNKYGNNSIIWTQDGKSTITSDATYTINKLASDAVMANAQTGNYEMTYNGAAPSSIDPSKFVFTTTVNRQTVTLDATGLDSGDFTWADGTAPVNVGTYKVVLTAAGLAKLNANNPNFKLTNSGNGTFTINQANASAILSGSASREYNGQAVSVDDINSTSTGDNITLTLHYPKDGNANYSTTVKLNSGDFTWNTPNGQAPVNASDQPYTISLNSDAIAEIIKQAVGSGQNDVSNVKFASDAISGSANYTITPLESLAELSNITNGNYTKVYNAETTNQIDASKLHITANLGGQNVDLDTTGITGSDYQWVDASGAELTSNPKNVGTYYIKLSDTAFARLQAQNPNFKLTSNDGLGVYTITPATANITFGGTNSRVYNGQGTTTTEINSNGQIKVHFTFPGSVLDASYTLKDRDYYLVDQDGAGYDGAQIINVGTYTIKLTQQGMQNVIDTIHQLSGSGDSGYNINVDPATQLGNLTSTFNIVPSQNTISVSGTQTETYNGSPINVVYNADGTNSVKVSIAQTSGNTTGAVASLADVALDSGDFAIVNDPAENAGSYQVKLTDAGLAKIQNVVGDNYHISIDPNAFGTLVIKKYKASAVFSGDPSYTYTGTPVSADDYLGKYSITLNEPNNPTYNLVAGDIEFKVDGNWTPQAPVKVGKYDVRLSQSGWKHIKAINSDNVEWSATASAGTGTYTINQAKVTAELSGNNSMIYNGSHVTTADLYTEGSTIKVAINGTGIANLPKSFTLEDGDYTWSTSDNQSPVNVGNYTIKLTQAGINKIQSQIDQVVGAGNVGLTTTTDDGGSASFEIKQAVAANVQLYGGENTIYNGNPVSFDPTKTETANNFGFHNVENLTVPTFTASDFTWYDGQGNKLSSAPTNAGTYYLKLNTQGEKAFADANPNYTFEENGKSTISGEIPYVVTPAELTIGVSGSASKVFNDKNAEITQEQINNGDIKLVWGNSTTEPTDLGKFTLTPSDLEVVDANGKHAIHANAGIGADGQPVKGNPYKVQLTADAIKRIKQLSGAANYKISQSAKSGEYFIYEHKAELTLTGNQTTVYGTAMPFSPSKYQLAFTNWLSTDLPVPNLTWKDNKLLNNDNDTGLTWTVGDLYVEGYPDGGVPTNVGTYRVKISKQLTDKLRQLFPDYDFSGNIGENGVDEQDNEEIVEPSHTPASYVITPANTTVKITGAQHVKYGESTNINVGDYSISITAPVHNETVDNNAERIYTNVTLAAGDLEFVTVPTNVGTYQVKLSAQGLQKLKDLTGSSNYDWTQAADAKANFFVEQMPVTIAVSGQSSVTYGTQDWLNAIKVNPSGYVLTITTENGAALSYHTVDGDLVFNQTPGNVGEYQVELSAQGLANIEEKLGTNYSYPQTAADVTAKGTFTVKQGEVTVTLNGSDGKTYNAVPTLSSGLNLDKYNVTYSATVYSADGKAQTLTLTANDLQIIGDATNVGTYQVKLSEIGQEKLKALTGNQGANYKWAFNTNADYVVKAATASAELSGSNQKTFDGTAVTTAEVNSNGQILVHLTYPGSNVQSTYTLQDGDYIWETEDGQIISAPTNTGTYTIKLNK from the coding sequence ATGACCATTAATCTTAAGCACAAGATCCAGGAAACACAAGAACAACAAACTCGTAAGCCGACTGTGAACTATATTAAGGCTAAAGTTAATGCCGATGGTACTTATACGCCAGACGGGTCTGCATTTACTTCTGCTGTCCTTGATGTGTACTACTCAAGAACTAAGTCAAAGGATCTGGTTACTAAGAAAGTTACCTACACTCCATGGCTTTGGGATACCAAGCAAGGGCAGAATGGTTACCATGTTGAATCAGGTACATGGACTAGTCTGCCACAGCAGTGGGCAGCTGTTGTTGCAGATGTGCCGACATTAGATGGTTACACTGCCGCTAAAGTTACCGATACATCAGGTAAACTAGCAAATCAATTTGTCTTCCCAACTTGGAATAATTCAGATCAAGGGACATCTGATATTAATAAGGAATCTTTAGCATATACTGAGAACGCCCCAATCTATGAAGCACGTCCAGTTCATACTGTTTTGTATATTCCTAATGAAACTACTTCAAGTACAGTAACTGCGAAATTTGTAATTGCTGGCGGTGACAAGAATGGTCAACAATTTGCGCCTGACTCACAGATACAAGTGTTTTATGACCGAACTGGTAGTTTAAACGTCGCCAATAATAAGATTACTTATGGTAATTGGCAGTTTGATCAAAACGCAGGGGATAAAACTACTCCAGGCTTCCATGTGATTTCTGGTAACTGGTCAGATGGAATTAAGACAGGAGCTACGGCTGGCTTTACAGTGATTCCGCCTGATGGTAATAATGAGTACGTTGCTGTAACAAAATCTATTCACCCTTATGTTGCGGGATTTTATTACTCTACGATTCAGTTTGCTAATCCGACAGGAACCACCTTCCCAAATGCTACTGATAACACTTGGTTTAACCGTAATGTACTAACTACTTACTATGTGCCAACTTCAATGGTAAATAAGACCGTAACGCGGACAATTACAATTACTGAACCTGGTCAAGATAGTAAGACGATCACGCAAACAGCTAAATTAACTAGACAGGTAAGAGTTAACAATGATGATACCGGTGTTGTTTATGATGGCTTTGCAGGTAGCGGCTGGAGTACTGGTAACTGGGCAGCTCAAGATGTACCAACTTATGCTGGTTACACGATGTCTGTAAATCAAACAGTTAACGGGATTACTACTCCAATTCAACTTGTTAATGGTCAAATTCCAGCTGAAACGGTTAATGGTACTACCCAAGATACTGCAATCACCATTAGTTGGGGTGCTGTTACTACAGCTGCATTAACTGGTAATGGCAATAGTACTTACAATGGTCAAGCAATTACTAATGACGAGCTTAACAATGCATTGAAAGTAACTGTTACAGGACCTACTGCTAGTGCTGGTGCTTATACTCTTCAAGCGGGGGATGTTGCATTCTCTACTGATGGCACTAATTGGACTACTGCTTTGCCAACTAATGCTGCTAAGTACCAAGTTCGTTTAACTGAACAAGGCAAAACGAATATTGTTAACAAATATGGCAATAACAGTATTATTTGGACTCAAGATGGTAAGTCAACAATCACCAGTGATGCAACTTACACAATTAATAAGCTTGCTAGTGATGCAGTAATGGCTAATGCCCAGACTGGCAATTATGAGATGACCTACAATGGTGCTGCGCCAAGTTCAATTGATCCAAGCAAATTCGTCTTTACAACGACTGTTAATAGGCAAACTGTTACCCTTGATGCCACTGGCTTAGATAGCGGTGACTTTACTTGGGCTGATGGCACTGCGCCGGTTAACGTGGGTACTTACAAGGTTGTCTTGACTGCTGCTGGGTTAGCTAAGCTGAATGCTAATAATCCAAACTTTAAGTTAACTAATTCTGGCAACGGGACTTTCACGATTAACCAGGCAAATGCTTCAGCTATTCTTTCCGGTAGTGCAAGTCGTGAATACAATGGTCAAGCAGTCAGCGTTGATGATATCAACTCAACTAGCACTGGCGACAACATTACTTTGACCTTGCACTATCCAAAGGATGGTAATGCTAACTACTCGACGACTGTTAAGTTGAACAGTGGTGACTTCACGTGGAATACACCAAATGGTCAGGCACCAGTTAACGCAAGCGATCAGCCTTACACGATTAGTTTGAATAGTGATGCCATTGCAGAGATCATCAAGCAAGCTGTTGGTAGCGGTCAAAATGATGTAAGTAACGTTAAGTTTGCTAGTGATGCAATTAGTGGTAGTGCAAATTACACAATCACACCATTAGAAAGTTTAGCAGAACTTTCTAATATTACTAATGGTAATTACACGAAAGTTTATAACGCTGAAACTACTAACCAGATTGATGCTTCGAAGTTGCACATTACTGCAAATCTTGGCGGTCAAAATGTGGACTTAGATACTACAGGAATCACTGGTAGTGACTATCAATGGGTTGATGCAAGTGGTGCAGAATTGACTTCTAATCCAAAGAACGTTGGTACTTACTACATCAAGTTAAGCGATACTGCTTTTGCTAGATTGCAAGCACAAAACCCTAACTTCAAATTGACAAGTAACGACGGATTAGGTGTTTATACGATTACACCAGCTACTGCTAATATTACTTTTGGCGGTACTAACTCTCGTGTTTATAACGGTCAAGGTACCACTACTACAGAAATTAACAGTAACGGTCAAATTAAAGTTCACTTTACTTTCCCGGGCTCAGTTTTAGATGCCTCTTATACGCTTAAAGATCGTGATTATTACTTGGTTGATCAGGATGGGGCTGGTTATGATGGTGCTCAAATAATTAATGTTGGCACTTATACGATTAAGCTGACCCAACAGGGGATGCAAAATGTCATTGATACGATTCATCAACTATCAGGTAGTGGCGATAGCGGCTATAACATTAATGTTGACCCCGCAACTCAATTGGGTAACTTAACTTCAACATTTAATATTGTTCCTTCGCAAAATACGATTAGCGTTTCTGGTACACAAACTGAAACCTACAATGGTTCACCAATTAATGTTGTCTACAATGCTGATGGCACTAACAGTGTGAAGGTTTCAATCGCTCAAACTAGTGGTAATACCACTGGCGCTGTCGCAAGTTTAGCCGATGTAGCCCTTGATTCAGGTGACTTTGCAATCGTTAACGATCCAGCCGAAAATGCAGGTAGCTATCAAGTTAAGTTGACTGATGCTGGCTTAGCTAAGATTCAAAATGTAGTTGGCGATAATTATCATATTAGTATTGATCCAAATGCTTTTGGTACTTTAGTAATTAAAAAATACAAGGCTAGTGCAGTCTTCAGTGGTGATCCTTCATACACTTATACCGGAACGCCTGTTAGTGCTGATGATTACTTGGGTAAATACTCAATTACGTTAAATGAGCCTAACAATCCAACTTATAACTTGGTTGCTGGCGATATTGAATTTAAAGTTGACGGTAATTGGACCCCCCAAGCTCCTGTTAAAGTTGGTAAGTATGATGTTCGCTTATCACAGTCAGGCTGGAAGCACATTAAGGCAATTAATAGCGATAATGTTGAATGGTCTGCTACTGCCTCTGCAGGAACCGGCACTTACACTATTAATCAGGCTAAAGTTACCGCTGAGCTTAGTGGTAATAACTCAATGATTTACAATGGCTCACATGTAACTACTGCTGACTTGTATACTGAGGGTTCAACAATTAAGGTAGCTATTAACGGTACTGGAATTGCCAACTTGCCAAAGAGCTTCACTTTAGAAGATGGTGACTATACTTGGTCAACGAGTGATAACCAATCGCCAGTAAACGTTGGTAATTACACGATTAAGTTGACACAGGCTGGTATCAATAAGATCCAAAGTCAGATTGATCAGGTTGTGGGTGCTGGTAACGTGGGCCTTACGACAACTACTGACGACGGAGGCTCTGCAAGCTTTGAGATTAAGCAGGCAGTTGCTGCTAACGTTCAACTATATGGTGGAGAAAATACTATCTATAATGGCAATCCAGTCAGCTTTGATCCAACTAAGACTGAAACAGCTAACAACTTTGGCTTCCATAACGTTGAAAACTTAACAGTTCCTACTTTCACAGCTAGTGACTTTACTTGGTATGATGGTCAAGGCAATAAACTTTCATCTGCACCAACTAATGCTGGTACTTATTACTTGAAGCTGAATACTCAAGGTGAAAAGGCCTTTGCGGATGCTAACCCTAATTACACTTTTGAAGAAAATGGTAAGAGCACAATTTCTGGAGAAATCCCATATGTAGTAACTCCAGCTGAATTAACAATTGGTGTTTCAGGTAGTGCTTCTAAAGTCTTTAATGACAAGAATGCTGAAATTACGCAAGAGCAAATCAACAATGGCGATATTAAATTAGTTTGGGGCAATTCAACTACTGAGCCAACTGATTTAGGTAAATTTACTTTAACTCCATCTGATCTTGAAGTAGTTGATGCCAACGGCAAACATGCTATCCATGCTAATGCCGGGATTGGTGCCGATGGTCAACCTGTAAAAGGTAATCCTTACAAGGTTCAATTGACTGCTGACGCTATTAAAAGAATTAAGCAATTATCAGGTGCTGCTAATTATAAGATTAGTCAGTCAGCTAAGAGCGGTGAGTACTTCATTTATGAACATAAAGCTGAATTAACCTTAACTGGTAATCAAACGACTGTTTATGGAACAGCAATGCCATTTAGTCCAAGTAAGTATCAATTAGCCTTTACTAATTGGCTTTCTACTGATTTACCAGTTCCAAACTTAACTTGGAAAGACAACAAGCTTTTAAATAATGATAATGATACTGGACTTACCTGGACAGTTGGTGACTTATATGTTGAAGGCTATCCGGATGGTGGTGTTCCAACTAATGTCGGCACTTACCGCGTAAAAATTTCTAAGCAGCTAACTGATAAGTTACGCCAATTATTCCCAGACTATGACTTCTCGGGTAACATTGGGGAAAACGGTGTTGATGAACAGGATAATGAAGAGATTGTTGAACCAAGTCATACACCAGCTTCATATGTTATTACGCCAGCTAATACAACGGTAAAAATTACTGGGGCTCAACATGTGAAATATGGTGAATCGACTAACATTAATGTTGGTGATTACAGTATTTCTATCACCGCACCTGTTCACAATGAAACTGTTGATAATAATGCAGAACGAATTTATACAAACGTAACTTTAGCTGCTGGTGATCTTGAGTTTGTTACTGTACCTACTAATGTGGGTACTTATCAAGTTAAGTTATCAGCACAAGGTTTGCAAAAGCTTAAAGATTTAACGGGTTCAAGCAACTATGATTGGACGCAAGCTGCGGATGCTAAGGCTAACTTCTTTGTTGAACAAATGCCAGTAACTATTGCTGTTTCAGGTCAATCAAGTGTAACTTATGGTACGCAAGATTGGCTCAATGCAATTAAAGTAAACCCATCTGGCTATGTATTAACAATTACCACTGAAAATGGGGCTGCTCTAAGTTATCACACAGTTGATGGTGATCTAGTATTTAACCAAACCCCAGGTAATGTTGGTGAATACCAAGTAGAATTGTCTGCACAAGGTTTGGCTAACATTGAAGAAAAGCTCGGCACTAATTACTCATACCCACAAACCGCTGCTGATGTAACTGCGAAGGGAACATTCACGGTTAAACAAGGTGAAGTTACTGTTACTCTTAATGGTAGTGACGGCAAAACTTATAATGCCGTACCAACCTTATCAAGTGGTCTTAACTTAGATAAGTACAACGTAACTTACTCTGCTACGGTTTACTCCGCTGATGGTAAAGCACAGAC
- a CDS encoding YSIRK-type signal peptide-containing protein, translating into MLFNKKDFDSKQRFSIRKLSVGVCSVLLSTLFLTFNEGQTVHASTNVNAADTTTTSVSSNTTNNSSDNNTDKKDDSKVEASSLATAEKHAPIPIAAEIKSNKSEDQTNSASAETDTQVSKSKQAQNQTTTNIVKATDTQAATSSKDSSDTTSSKDNSAQNTVEKNRSTSTSKYTPVLTSETSVSTKTNQSNSNSATQEKSNIKPVTPHADSTEHIAPETYTMDSDTPAYVIAGSDLTNLASKFISNAAALTQSGATFSWVGNAPTATQQDAIDGNTISGIIKVTYKDGTSTTADIESYVEARSQLQPDTFYYVNRVNDTPDFNTADANGNNFSTMIGNQYAYDSTAFSYKILGTLDTSSLGIHWANVQVTDNNTFAGDSDAPKVIGDPYVVKVPYVVQGLKLRDDIPTDSNGNPVINAQLATMPKSTSATPTTPELAFDPVKGEPSTNNVPAGLWGQYFYQDYALAYALGIKVQVAADDLDNNRKWKNKPTDLVNTKTNHFAITFNKLSNATQQKVDINYVSAPHAEDMYIYNAANKTYMTGRPENVQAIKDLLAAGYMNDKVWVTLADGTKVYASKLEYIENRNNFVVGGARSGKYNINFNASFNQTNSAGQPLIFSNNIFSTASADFNAELNKWYQKTNNTTVANYAAPTAATWDKVSTNGISLAPTIKASDDPHVQTLTNGPVTFDSEALEKLVKNPSTGVEVRKVQHTWLANIVPNPILDNNTKWPEGTKLTWAGNDGSTKLTFDKAGESKTGNVTITLPSGSSYTVKDITVISKANVIAKSETVDYGTTLTAADLVTNKNVFPEGTTYQFVDNSEPTWGTAGSYNNVKITATYKDASGASVTTPVANCAVAINDSRSIKVLVGSDVPSVDSVLNLPSTWEEHTASWTTSPNTNSTNEGVITIHYPASNLDQQIKVYVTVIPKTTAVDGQNFFTNGEKYDGTTGSIANGNNQGAILTQANGQAIDYTTYSGQKTPGEQTVYDTKTTSYTPTYSLSGLETNSDGSLVSGVQTATVRVSVPKGTIGAKVDADGTYYYEVNAKVNIAQKVNFEFVDEYNDNNVVGETYSQEFVPGVETNLKFHMAMPDGYELGNGASIPSQYTLAAFSQTTPVVQVPIHQKMHFYITFHDEDSNTNLGTVEVSGSAAAGTGGYYPSINTKLTFPAGADAGDYYSVSTSGVPDGV; encoded by the coding sequence ATGTTATTCAATAAAAAAGACTTTGATTCTAAACAACGTTTTAGTATTAGAAAATTGAGCGTTGGTGTTTGTTCTGTTTTACTTTCAACTTTATTTCTAACTTTTAATGAAGGTCAGACAGTTCACGCAAGTACGAATGTTAATGCGGCGGACACTACAACGACTAGTGTATCATCTAATACTACTAATAATAGTTCTGATAATAATACTGATAAAAAAGATGACTCCAAAGTAGAGGCATCTTCTTTGGCAACCGCTGAAAAGCATGCTCCAATTCCAATTGCTGCTGAAATTAAGAGTAACAAGTCAGAAGATCAGACAAATAGTGCATCTGCTGAAACTGATACTCAAGTAAGTAAATCTAAGCAAGCGCAAAATCAAACAACTACTAATATTGTTAAAGCTACTGATACTCAAGCGGCAACTTCTTCAAAAGATAGCTCTGACACAACAAGCTCTAAGGATAATTCTGCCCAAAATACTGTTGAAAAAAATAGATCAACCTCAACTTCAAAATATACACCTGTCTTAACTAGCGAAACTTCCGTTTCTACTAAAACTAATCAAAGTAATAGTAATTCTGCTACTCAAGAAAAATCGAATATTAAACCTGTAACCCCTCATGCTGATTCAACCGAACATATTGCACCAGAGACTTATACTATGGATAGCGACACACCTGCTTATGTGATTGCTGGGAGTGATTTGACAAATTTAGCCTCAAAATTTATTTCCAATGCGGCTGCTTTAACTCAAAGCGGGGCTACTTTTTCTTGGGTTGGCAATGCCCCAACTGCAACTCAACAAGATGCCATTGATGGTAATACGATATCTGGGATCATTAAAGTAACGTATAAAGATGGTACAAGTACAACTGCTGATATTGAATCTTACGTTGAAGCACGATCACAGCTTCAACCAGATACTTTCTACTATGTGAATAGGGTAAACGATACCCCAGACTTTAACACCGCCGATGCTAACGGCAATAACTTTTCTACGATGATTGGCAATCAATATGCATATGATTCTACTGCCTTTTCTTACAAGATATTAGGGACACTTGATACAAGTAGTTTAGGCATCCACTGGGCCAATGTTCAAGTTACGGATAACAATACTTTTGCTGGTGATTCCGATGCTCCTAAAGTTATCGGTGATCCTTATGTTGTTAAGGTTCCTTATGTAGTTCAAGGGCTTAAATTGCGGGATGATATTCCAACTGATTCTAATGGTAATCCTGTAATTAATGCTCAGCTGGCAACAATGCCGAAATCAACATCTGCAACACCGACAACACCAGAACTTGCTTTTGATCCTGTCAAAGGTGAGCCTTCGACTAATAATGTACCAGCGGGCTTATGGGGACAATATTTCTACCAAGATTATGCTTTGGCTTACGCATTAGGTATCAAAGTGCAAGTAGCTGCAGATGACCTAGATAATAATAGAAAGTGGAAAAACAAACCAACTGATTTAGTCAATACTAAGACCAACCACTTCGCAATAACTTTTAACAAGTTGTCTAATGCTACCCAGCAGAAAGTAGACATAAATTACGTATCTGCTCCACATGCTGAGGATATGTATATCTATAATGCCGCAAACAAAACTTATATGACTGGTCGACCAGAAAATGTGCAAGCAATTAAGGATTTGCTTGCTGCCGGCTACATGAATGATAAAGTTTGGGTAACGTTAGCTGATGGCACTAAGGTCTATGCTTCTAAGCTTGAGTATATTGAAAATCGTAATAACTTTGTTGTTGGTGGTGCAAGAAGCGGCAAATACAACATTAACTTCAATGCTAGTTTTAACCAAACAAATAGCGCTGGCCAACCGTTGATTTTTTCAAATAACATTTTTAGTACAGCAAGTGCTGACTTTAATGCTGAGCTAAATAAGTGGTATCAGAAGACCAACAATACGACGGTTGCTAATTATGCTGCACCTACTGCCGCAACTTGGGATAAGGTTTCAACTAATGGGATTTCCTTAGCACCAACGATCAAAGCCAGTGATGATCCCCACGTTCAAACTTTAACCAACGGTCCAGTTACTTTTGATAGTGAGGCACTCGAAAAATTAGTAAAAAACCCAAGTACGGGTGTAGAAGTGCGTAAAGTTCAACATACTTGGCTGGCTAATATAGTCCCTAACCCAATTCTGGACAATAACACGAAATGGCCAGAAGGTACTAAACTCACTTGGGCCGGTAATGATGGCAGTACCAAATTAACCTTCGATAAAGCCGGTGAAAGCAAGACCGGGAACGTAACAATTACTCTTCCCAGTGGTTCGTCATACACGGTTAAAGACATTACAGTTATCTCTAAAGCTAATGTGATCGCAAAGAGTGAAACTGTTGACTATGGGACTACTTTGACAGCAGCTGACTTAGTAACTAATAAGAATGTCTTCCCAGAAGGAACTACTTATCAATTCGTTGATAATTCAGAACCAACCTGGGGGACAGCTGGTTCATATAATAATGTTAAAATTACAGCTACTTACAAGGATGCTAGCGGAGCAAGTGTTACTACACCAGTTGCAAACTGTGCGGTTGCTATTAACGATAGCCGCAGCATCAAGGTATTAGTTGGCAGTGATGTTCCTTCAGTTGATAGTGTCTTGAACTTGCCAAGCACTTGGGAAGAACATACTGCATCTTGGACTACTTCACCTAACACCAACTCGACTAATGAGGGTGTAATTACGATCCATTATCCAGCTAGCAATTTGGATCAACAAATTAAGGTTTATGTAACGGTTATTCCGAAGACCACCGCAGTTGATGGACAAAACTTCTTCACCAATGGCGAGAAGTATGATGGAACTACTGGTAGTATTGCTAACGGCAATAACCAGGGAGCAATTTTAACCCAAGCTAATGGTCAAGCAATTGACTATACCACTTATAGTGGTCAAAAGACGCCGGGTGAACAAACAGTTTATGATACGAAGACGACCAGTTACACACCAACTTACAGTTTGTCTGGTCTTGAAACCAATAGTGATGGTAGTTTAGTTAGTGGCGTTCAAACCGCAACAGTTCGCGTATCTGTACCTAAAGGCACGATTGGTGCCAAAGTAGACGCTGATGGCACTTACTACTATGAAGTAAATGCGAAGGTAAATATTGCTCAAAAAGTTAATTTTGAGTTTGTGGATGAATATAATGATAACAATGTTGTTGGTGAAACTTACTCACAAGAATTTGTTCCTGGAGTTGAAACAAATCTTAAATTCCATATGGCAATGCCAGACGGCTATGAACTAGGAAACGGTGCGTCAATTCCAAGTCAATATACTTTGGCTGCTTTTAGTCAAACGACGCCTGTTGTTCAAGTTCCAATTCACCAAAAGATGCACTTCTACATTACTTTCCATGATGAAGATTCAAATACTAATCTTGGGACGGTAGAAGTGTCAGGCAGTGCTGCAGCAGGAACTGGTGGCTATTATCCAAGCATTAACACGAAATTAACATTTCCAGCAGGTGCTGATGCTGGTGACTATTATTCTGTTTCAACTTCTGGCGTGCCGGATGGGGTGTAG